The Roseovarius indicus genome has a segment encoding these proteins:
- a CDS encoding DUF484 family protein, translating to MSSKPAINDQMREKIIAQPDVILEDQDLMRALIAANERAMGGNIVDLRGIAMERLEARLARLEDTHRSVIAAAYENLSGTNQVHRAILRMLDPTDFETFLRDLGGEVADILRVDSVRLVLESVQDDDDPAVRKLGDVLSVAEPGFIEDYLTAGRPGQPRQVTLRQLSEGDRRIYGARAQFIRSEACLMLDFGKGRLPGMLAMGAEDPHQFSPQQGTDLLAFFTGVFERAMRRWLS from the coding sequence ATGAGCAGCAAGCCCGCGATCAATGACCAGATGCGCGAGAAAATCATCGCGCAGCCCGACGTTATTCTTGAAGATCAGGACCTTATGCGCGCCCTTATCGCCGCGAACGAGCGTGCGATGGGGGGCAATATCGTCGATCTGCGCGGGATCGCGATGGAACGGCTCGAGGCGCGGCTGGCCCGCCTCGAGGATACGCATCGCAGCGTGATCGCGGCGGCCTATGAGAACCTGTCGGGCACCAACCAGGTGCACCGGGCCATTCTGCGGATGCTGGACCCGACGGATTTCGAGACATTCCTGCGCGACCTCGGCGGCGAGGTGGCCGATATTCTGCGGGTCGATAGCGTGCGGCTGGTGCTGGAGTCGGTGCAGGATGACGACGACCCGGCGGTGCGCAAGCTGGGCGACGTTCTTTCCGTGGCCGAGCCCGGTTTCATCGAGGATTACCTGACCGCGGGCCGGCCCGGCCAACCCCGCCAGGTCACCCTGCGCCAGCTGAGCGAGGGCGACAGGCGAATCTATGGCGCGCGGGCGCAGTTCATCCGGTCGGAGGCCTGCCTGATGCTCGATTTCGGCAAGGGGCGCCTGCCCGGCATGCTGGCCATGGGGGCGGAAGATCCGCACCAGTTCAGCCCGCAGCAGGGCACCGACCTGCTGGCCTTCTTCACCGGCGTTTTCGAAAGGGCGATGCGCCGCTGGCTGTCATGA
- the fsa gene encoding fructose-6-phosphate aldolase produces MKFFVDTADVEAIKELNDLGVVDGVTTNPSLILKSGRDILEVTKEITEIVSGPVSAEVVALKADEMIAEGRKLAKIAENIAVKVPLTWDGLKACNVLTNEGHMVNVTLCFSANQALLAAKAGATFISPFIGRLDDINLDGMQLIADIRQIYDNYDFETEILAASIRTVNHAFEAARIGSDVMTAPPDVIKKMAQHPLTDKGLEAFLSDWEKTGQKIL; encoded by the coding sequence ATGAAGTTTTTCGTAGATACTGCCGATGTCGAGGCGATCAAGGAACTGAACGACCTTGGCGTCGTCGACGGGGTCACCACCAACCCCTCGCTGATCCTGAAATCGGGGCGGGACATTCTCGAGGTGACCAAGGAGATCACCGAGATCGTCAGCGGCCCGGTCAGCGCCGAGGTCGTGGCGCTCAAGGCCGACGAGATGATCGCCGAGGGCCGCAAGCTGGCGAAGATCGCCGAGAACATCGCCGTGAAGGTGCCACTGACGTGGGACGGGCTGAAAGCCTGTAACGTGCTGACGAACGAGGGCCACATGGTCAACGTGACGCTGTGCTTCTCGGCCAACCAGGCGCTGCTGGCGGCCAAGGCCGGCGCGACCTTCATCAGCCCCTTCATCGGCCGGCTCGACGACATCAACCTCGACGGCATGCAGCTGATCGCCGATATCCGGCAGATCTATGACAATTACGATTTCGAAACCGAGATCCTCGCCGCGTCGATCCGCACCGTGAACCACGCGTTCGAGGCCGCGCGTATCGGCTCCGACGTGATGACCGCGCCGCCGGATGTGATCAAGAAGATGGCGCAGCACCCGCTGACCGACAAAGGCCTCGAAGCGTTTTTGAGCGATTGGGAAAAAACAGGGCAGAAAATCCTGTAG
- a CDS encoding carbon-nitrogen hydrolase family protein, translated as MAEPRNLRLLACQIDVPPMTRAEDRDAHLKRTTRLVSDALADNPADLVVLPELSSIDYSRPAFDALDDLAEPLEGPSFDAWARVAQAHDTHVVFGFARQQGGDRFISMGVAAPDGTCLGVYDKLHLCQYGASMEKEYFTRGDHVLTFKVNGLTCAPIICYDIRIPELSRSLTLTHGADLILHSGAYYRDESFATWHEFITARALENQLYLLSLNRAGTHFGGSAFCRPWMDETMPKLFFDAHAEDLRWFEVTASAIADARQGYTFLKDRLPDYDALPNG; from the coding sequence ATGGCCGAGCCCCGAAACCTCCGCCTGCTCGCCTGCCAGATCGACGTGCCGCCCATGACCCGGGCCGAGGATCGCGACGCCCATCTGAAGCGCACGACCCGGCTGGTGTCCGACGCCCTTGCGGATAACCCCGCCGACCTGGTCGTCCTGCCCGAACTTTCCAGCATCGACTATTCCCGCCCCGCCTTCGATGCGCTGGATGATCTGGCCGAGCCGCTGGAGGGCCCGTCATTCGACGCCTGGGCCCGTGTCGCGCAGGCGCACGACACCCACGTCGTCTTCGGTTTCGCCCGGCAGCAGGGGGGCGACCGGTTCATCAGCATGGGCGTCGCAGCGCCCGACGGCACCTGTCTGGGCGTCTATGACAAGCTGCACCTGTGTCAGTACGGCGCCTCGATGGAGAAGGAATACTTCACCCGCGGCGACCACGTTCTGACCTTCAAGGTAAACGGCCTCACCTGCGCGCCGATCATCTGCTACGACATCCGCATTCCCGAACTGTCCCGCAGCCTGACCCTGACCCACGGCGCCGACCTGATCCTGCACAGCGGCGCCTATTACCGCGACGAAAGCTTTGCCACCTGGCACGAGTTCATCACCGCCCGGGCACTGGAAAATCAGCTCTACCTGCTCAGCCTCAACCGGGCTGGCACGCATTTCGGCGGCTCGGCCTTCTGCCGCCCGTGGATGGATGAAACGATGCCGAAGCTGTTCTTCGACGCCCATGCCGAAGATCTGCGCTGGTTCGAGGTGACGGCCTCGGCCATCGCCGACGCGCGGCAAGGCTACACGTTCCTGAAAGACCGCCTGCCGGATTACGACGCCCTGCCGAACGGCTGA
- a CDS encoding methylated-DNA--[protein]-cysteine S-methyltransferase, with the protein MYSATLSTPVGPLTVTSNGTAITRVSWEGPKGHDARPELTEALSQLDAYFEGTLKDFDLPLAVEAPAFQVQVCEVMQSIPFGETLTYGDIAKRLDVPAQAIGQACGGNPIPVIIPCHRVLGATSLGGYSGEGGVETKVWLLRHEGAAGLLI; encoded by the coding sequence ATGTATTCCGCCACACTCTCCACCCCCGTCGGCCCGCTGACAGTCACCAGCAACGGCACAGCCATCACCCGCGTTTCGTGGGAAGGGCCCAAGGGCCACGACGCGCGCCCTGAACTGACCGAAGCCCTGTCGCAGCTCGACGCCTATTTCGAGGGAACGCTGAAGGATTTCGACCTGCCCCTCGCCGTCGAGGCGCCCGCCTTTCAGGTGCAGGTCTGCGAGGTCATGCAATCCATCCCCTTCGGCGAAACGCTAACCTATGGCGACATCGCCAAACGTCTCGACGTCCCGGCACAGGCGATCGGACAAGCCTGCGGCGGCAACCCGATCCCGGTCATCATCCCGTGTCACCGCGTGCTCGGCGCCACGTCCCTGGGCGGTTATTCGGGCGAAGGCGGGGTGGAAACCAAGGTCTGGCTCCTGCGCCACGAAGGCGCGGCGGGCCTCTTGATCTAG
- the sfsA gene encoding DNA/RNA nuclease SfsA codes for MRFQTPLEPARLLRRYKRFLADIRLEADGREVVAHCANPGSMMGLAEPGMRIWVEPNDDPKKKLRYGWRLVEHRDGHFTGVDTGLPNRALKAALEARAVPGLAAYGTVLPERKYGAGSRIDFLLQENGLPDAYVEVKSVTLSRQAGLAEFPDSVTARGRKHLLELAEMARAGHRAVMLFLVQRTDCADVTLAADIDPAYAAAFAAAREAGVETICLGCAITPEAVEVAGPLAFTPVAGS; via the coding sequence ATGCGCTTTCAAACCCCTCTTGAGCCGGCGCGGCTTCTTCGCCGGTACAAACGCTTCCTGGCCGACATCCGGCTGGAGGCGGATGGGCGCGAGGTGGTGGCGCATTGCGCCAATCCAGGGTCGATGATGGGGCTTGCGGAGCCGGGGATGCGGATCTGGGTCGAGCCCAATGACGACCCGAAGAAGAAGCTGAGATACGGCTGGCGGCTGGTTGAGCACCGCGACGGGCATTTCACCGGGGTCGATACCGGCTTGCCGAACCGCGCGCTTAAGGCGGCGCTTGAGGCGCGGGCGGTGCCGGGGCTGGCGGCCTATGGCACGGTGCTGCCCGAGCGGAAGTACGGGGCCGGCAGCCGGATCGATTTTCTGTTGCAGGAGAACGGGTTGCCGGATGCCTATGTCGAGGTGAAGTCGGTGACGCTGTCGCGGCAGGCGGGGCTGGCGGAGTTTCCCGACAGCGTGACTGCGCGGGGGCGCAAGCATCTGCTGGAACTGGCGGAAATGGCGCGGGCGGGGCACCGGGCGGTGATGCTGTTCCTGGTGCAGAGGACGGATTGCGCCGATGTCACGCTGGCCGCGGATATCGACCCGGCCTATGCCGCGGCCTTTGCCGCGGCGCGGGAGGCGGGGGTGGAGACGATCTGCCTTGGCTGTGCCATCACGCCGGAGGCGGTGGAGGTGGCCGGGCCGTTGGCATTCACCCCGGTCGCAGGATCTTGA
- a CDS encoding primosomal protein N', whose translation MAEAPGFFAEGELVGVLTTQPLDRLLDYRAPEGGCHPGAFVEVPLGPRKVLGVVWGPGKGDFDASKIRSVIRVLDVAPMREELQAFLERAGDYTLTSMPAMLRLATRAPGLGDPPSMRKVYRLGDAEPERMTDARRRVLEVLRDYGGLSFTLKELAEQAGVTSSVIKGLVKHGAVREEDTPRDVPFPTLQPDIAGVDLTGEQADAVEALREGVQSRAYGTTLLRGVTGSGKTEVYLEAVAETLRQRRQALVLLPEIALTTEFLTRIEARFGARPAEWHSGATMTERRRIWKMVGQGGTQVVVGARSALFLPFRDLGLIVVDEEHDTSYKQEDGVLYNARDMAVLRASLCGAQVVLASATPSLESWANAEAGKYRRLDLTARFGEAVMPEMRAIDMRAETLPSQRWVSPTLQKAVEARLAAGEQALLFLNRRGYAPVTICRACGHQVGCDHCDARMVEHRFLKRLMCHQCGETKPLPQVCPSCGAEDRMAAVGPGVERMSEEAAALFPDARIATLSSDLFGSARALKEQIAEIAEGGADIIIGTQLVAKGHNFPNLTLVGVIDADLGLQGSDLRAAERTFQLMRQVAGRAGRTEKRGTALLQTFQPEHPVIRAILSGDEEGFWAAEANERRQAGVPPYGRMAGIVLSSTDMQEAFDIGNLLARNDAPLRAAGAQVFGPAPAPIARVRGRHRVRLLVKAPKGVALQGPVAQWVGQVRGSNQFRLSVDIDPQSFY comes from the coding sequence GTGGCCGAAGCGCCGGGATTCTTTGCCGAAGGCGAGCTTGTGGGGGTGCTCACCACGCAACCGCTCGACCGGCTGCTTGATTACCGGGCACCCGAGGGGGGCTGCCATCCCGGCGCGTTCGTCGAGGTTCCGCTGGGCCCGCGCAAGGTTCTGGGTGTGGTCTGGGGGCCGGGGAAAGGCGATTTCGACGCCTCGAAAATCCGGTCGGTCATCCGCGTGCTCGACGTGGCGCCCATGCGCGAAGAGTTGCAGGCCTTCCTCGAACGCGCCGGCGATTACACGCTGACATCGATGCCGGCCATGCTGCGGCTGGCCACGCGCGCGCCGGGGCTGGGCGACCCGCCCTCGATGCGCAAGGTCTACCGCCTCGGCGATGCCGAACCCGAGCGCATGACCGATGCGCGCCGCCGGGTGCTCGAGGTGCTGCGCGATTATGGCGGGCTCTCCTTCACCTTGAAGGAACTGGCCGAACAGGCGGGCGTGACCTCCTCGGTGATCAAGGGGCTGGTAAAACACGGTGCCGTTCGCGAGGAGGACACTCCACGCGACGTGCCCTTCCCGACGCTTCAGCCCGATATCGCCGGCGTCGACCTGACCGGCGAACAGGCCGACGCCGTCGAGGCCCTGCGCGAGGGCGTCCAATCGCGCGCCTATGGCACGACGCTGCTGCGAGGCGTGACCGGCTCGGGCAAGACAGAGGTCTATCTCGAAGCCGTGGCCGAGACGCTGCGCCAGCGGCGTCAGGCGCTGGTGCTGCTGCCTGAGATCGCACTCACCACCGAGTTCCTCACCCGCATCGAGGCCCGCTTTGGCGCCCGCCCCGCCGAATGGCATTCCGGCGCCACGATGACCGAGCGCCGCCGAATCTGGAAGATGGTCGGGCAGGGCGGCACGCAGGTCGTCGTCGGCGCGCGCTCGGCGCTGTTCCTGCCCTTCCGAGACCTCGGCCTGATCGTCGTCGATGAAGAACACGACACCTCCTACAAGCAGGAAGACGGCGTGCTCTACAACGCCCGCGACATGGCCGTTCTGCGCGCCAGCCTGTGCGGCGCGCAGGTGGTGCTGGCCTCGGCCACGCCCAGCCTTGAAAGCTGGGCCAATGCCGAAGCTGGCAAGTATCGCCGGCTCGACCTGACCGCCCGCTTCGGCGAGGCGGTGATGCCCGAGATGCGCGCCATCGACATGCGCGCCGAAACCCTGCCGTCGCAACGCTGGGTCTCGCCCACGCTGCAAAAGGCGGTCGAGGCGCGGCTGGCCGCGGGCGAACAGGCGCTTCTCTTCCTCAACCGCCGTGGCTATGCGCCGGTCACGATCTGCCGGGCCTGCGGGCACCAGGTGGGCTGCGACCATTGCGATGCGCGGATGGTCGAGCACCGGTTCCTCAAACGCCTGATGTGCCACCAGTGCGGCGAGACGAAGCCCTTGCCGCAGGTCTGCCCAAGCTGTGGGGCGGAAGACCGGATGGCCGCCGTCGGCCCGGGGGTGGAGCGGATGTCGGAGGAGGCCGCCGCGCTCTTCCCCGACGCCCGCATCGCCACGCTGTCGTCCGACCTCTTCGGCTCGGCCCGCGCGCTGAAGGAGCAGATCGCCGAAATCGCCGAAGGCGGTGCCGACATCATCATCGGCACGCAGCTTGTCGCCAAGGGTCACAACTTCCCCAACCTTACCCTCGTGGGCGTGATCGATGCAGATCTCGGCCTTCAGGGCTCCGACCTGCGCGCCGCCGAACGCACCTTTCAGCTGATGCGCCAGGTGGCCGGTCGCGCCGGGCGCACCGAGAAGCGGGGCACAGCGCTACTTCAGACATTCCAGCCCGAGCATCCGGTGATCCGCGCCATCCTGTCCGGAGACGAGGAAGGCTTCTGGGCCGCCGAGGCCAACGAGCGTCGGCAGGCCGGCGTGCCACCCTATGGCCGGATGGCGGGCATCGTGCTCTCCTCGACCGACATGCAGGAAGCCTTCGACATCGGCAACCTGCTCGCCCGAAACGACGCCCCCCTCCGCGCGGCCGGCGCACAGGTCTTCGGCCCGGCGCCCGCCCCCATCGCCCGGGTGCGCGGGCGGCACCGGGTGCGGCTGCTGGTTAAGGCGCCCAAGGGCGTCGCGCTGCAGGGCCCGGTGGCGCAATGGGTGGGGCAGGTGCGCGGCTCGAACCAGTTCCGATTGAGTGTCGATATAGACCCGCAAAGTTTTTATTGA
- a CDS encoding GNAT family N-acetyltransferase has translation MIPDIETLYGVIDATWAPAAMTQAGPWTIREGQGGGQRVSAATANGPVTEADLPQAEEAMRALGQTPLFMIRKGDDDLDTMLAGRGYKVVDPVNLWIGKAQPLADEAGPRGKAYAVWEPLAIQVDMWADGGIGPGRIAVMHRVESPKTSIIGRFEHTPAATAFVGLHAGVAMIHALEVPEALRRKGVAVRVCRQAALWSVQNGGTWISALCTQANTGANALYSSLGLGVVGQYHYRKAQEDSAS, from the coding sequence ATGATCCCCGACATCGAAACCCTTTATGGCGTGATCGACGCCACATGGGCCCCGGCCGCCATGACGCAGGCCGGCCCCTGGACCATCCGCGAAGGGCAGGGCGGCGGCCAGCGCGTCTCGGCCGCCACCGCGAACGGCCCGGTCACCGAAGCCGACCTGCCCCAGGCCGAAGAGGCCATGCGCGCCCTCGGCCAGACGCCGCTCTTCATGATCCGCAAGGGCGACGACGATCTCGACACCATGCTCGCCGGGCGTGGCTACAAGGTCGTCGATCCCGTGAACCTGTGGATCGGAAAGGCCCAGCCGCTCGCCGACGAGGCCGGCCCCCGCGGCAAGGCCTACGCCGTGTGGGAGCCATTGGCGATACAGGTCGACATGTGGGCCGACGGCGGTATCGGCCCCGGGCGGATCGCGGTGATGCACCGGGTCGAAAGCCCCAAGACCTCGATCATCGGCCGGTTCGAACACACCCCCGCCGCCACCGCCTTCGTCGGCCTGCACGCGGGCGTGGCGATGATCCATGCCCTCGAAGTACCCGAGGCGCTCCGCCGCAAGGGAGTCGCCGTGCGTGTCTGCCGTCAGGCGGCGCTCTGGTCGGTACAGAACGGCGGCACCTGGATCTCGGCCCTTTGCACTCAGGCCAACACCGGGGCCAATGCCCTCTACTCTTCCCTCGGCCTCGGGGTTGTGGGACAGTATCACTACCGCAAAGCACAGGAAGACAGCGCCTCATGA
- a CDS encoding CDP-alcohol phosphatidyltransferase family protein codes for MTDAFKALLVHLLTATGAVFAMLAMLAAVDEKWDMMFLWLVVAFAVDGVDGPLARHYHVQKYAPRFDGVLLDLIIDYLTYVFIPAFALFSSDLLPGWTGWFAIIVITYASAMYFADTKMKTKDNSFHGFPGCWNMLVLVLFAVEPNFWLILVLVVAMAVAMFLPLKFVHPARTKRWRVVTLPIAVAWTFFAGWAAWVDFHPESWAHWGLVATSLYLLFAGAVQQVIPERNKA; via the coding sequence ATGACAGACGCGTTCAAGGCCCTCCTCGTTCACCTGCTGACCGCGACCGGTGCAGTCTTCGCCATGCTGGCCATGCTGGCGGCCGTGGACGAGAAATGGGACATGATGTTCCTGTGGCTGGTGGTGGCTTTCGCCGTCGACGGGGTCGATGGGCCGCTGGCACGTCATTACCACGTCCAGAAATATGCGCCGCGGTTCGACGGGGTGCTGCTCGACCTGATCATCGACTATCTCACCTATGTCTTCATCCCGGCCTTCGCGCTGTTCAGTTCCGACCTGCTGCCGGGTTGGACAGGCTGGTTCGCGATCATCGTGATCACCTATGCCAGCGCGATGTATTTCGCCGACACCAAGATGAAGACCAAGGACAATTCGTTTCACGGCTTTCCCGGCTGCTGGAACATGCTGGTGCTGGTGCTGTTCGCGGTCGAGCCGAATTTCTGGCTGATCCTCGTGCTGGTGGTGGCGATGGCGGTGGCGATGTTCCTGCCGCTGAAGTTCGTCCACCCGGCGCGGACCAAGCGCTGGCGGGTCGTGACGCTGCCGATCGCGGTGGCCTGGACCTTCTTCGCCGGCTGGGCGGCATGGGTCGATTTCCACCCGGAAAGCTGGGCGCATTGGGGCTTGGTCGCGACCAGCCTTTACCTGCTGTTCGCAGGGGCCGTGCAACAGGTCATCCCCGAGCGCAACAAGGCCTAG
- a CDS encoding peroxidase-related enzyme (This protein belongs to a clade of uncharacterized proteins related to peroxidases such as the alkylhydroperoxidase AhpD.): MSQDDQPTALDLPMVDPLPPETQKYFDVCMDKLGMVPNVLKAYAFDIDKLNAFTAMYNDLMLADSGLTKLEREMIAVVVSSINRCWYCQVAHGAAVRALSGKPELGEAMVMNWRMADLDDKQTAMLSFAEKVTKASAEVTEDDRQTLRDAGFTDRDIWDIASVVGFFSMSNRVASATGMQPNAEYHAQAR, from the coding sequence ATGAGCCAAGACGATCAGCCCACCGCCCTCGATCTGCCGATGGTCGACCCGCTGCCGCCCGAGACGCAGAAATATTTCGACGTCTGCATGGACAAGCTGGGCATGGTGCCGAACGTGCTGAAGGCCTATGCCTTCGACATCGACAAGCTCAACGCTTTCACGGCCATGTATAACGACCTCATGCTGGCCGATAGCGGGCTCACGAAGCTCGAGCGCGAGATGATCGCGGTGGTTGTCTCCTCCATCAACCGTTGCTGGTACTGCCAGGTGGCCCACGGCGCCGCCGTACGCGCCCTGTCGGGCAAGCCGGAACTGGGCGAGGCGATGGTGATGAACTGGCGCATGGCCGATCTCGACGACAAGCAGACCGCCATGCTGAGCTTCGCCGAGAAGGTGACCAAGGCCAGCGCCGAGGTGACAGAGGACGACCGACAAACCCTGCGCGACGCGGGCTTCACCGACCGCGATATCTGGGATATTGCCAGCGTCGTCGGCTTCTTCTCCATGTCGAACCGCGTCGCCAGCGCCACGGGCATGCAGCCCAACGCCGAATATCACGCGCAGGCGCGCTGA
- a CDS encoding competence/damage-inducible protein A — MPNPTAAMLVIGDEILSGRTRDANMHHLANVLTERGIDLKEVRVVSDDPDAITDAVKALSQAYDHLFTSGGIGPTHDDITADNVARAFDTPIDVRDDARALLEAHYQKSGQSLNDARLRMARIPEGATLIDNPVSIAPGFTLGNVHVMAGVPRIFEAMLESVLPKLTGGSPVLSQTLQIMRPEGDIAGPLADLAARYPDLSMGSYPFQREGAFGAHVVLRGTDPERLDAAMAELRKAFPE, encoded by the coding sequence ATGCCCAACCCCACCGCCGCCATGCTCGTCATCGGGGATGAAATCCTCTCGGGCCGCACACGCGATGCCAACATGCACCACTTGGCGAACGTGCTGACGGAACGCGGCATCGACCTCAAGGAAGTGCGTGTGGTCAGCGATGACCCCGACGCCATCACCGACGCCGTCAAGGCGCTGTCGCAGGCCTATGACCACCTCTTCACCTCCGGCGGCATCGGCCCCACCCATGACGACATCACCGCCGACAACGTCGCCCGCGCCTTCGACACCCCGATCGATGTGCGCGACGACGCCCGCGCCCTGCTTGAGGCGCATTACCAGAAAAGCGGCCAGTCCCTGAACGACGCCCGCCTGCGCATGGCCCGCATCCCCGAGGGCGCAACGCTCATCGACAACCCGGTCAGCATCGCGCCGGGCTTCACGCTGGGCAACGTCCATGTCATGGCCGGCGTGCCCCGCATCTTCGAGGCGATGCTGGAAAGCGTGTTGCCCAAGCTGACCGGCGGCTCGCCCGTGCTGTCCCAAACGCTGCAGATCATGCGCCCCGAGGGCGATATCGCGGGCCCGCTGGCCGATCTCGCGGCGCGCTATCCCGATCTCTCGATGGGCTCCTACCCATTCCAGCGCGAGGGAGCCTTTGGCGCCCACGTGGTCCTGCGCGGCACCGATCCCGAACGGCTCGACGCCGCGATGGCCGAACTGCGGAAGGCCTTCCCCGAATGA
- a CDS encoding tyrosine recombinase XerC, producing the protein MISDAARSALHDWLHSQKALKGASDNTIEAYARDVRGFLAFLTEHKGGLQGIGALKAVTLSDMRSWMARCRAEEIGARSLARKLSAVKSFYRWLSEREGFDATAVMAARAPKFQKKLPRPLAEDAAQGVIDTLDLQSQVPWVAARDQAVVTLLYGCGLRISEALGLTGADLPLGGSLRIIGKGGKERVVPVIGPAREAVEVYLRLCPYPTEPDAALFRGVRGGVLGPRAVQKVVEQVRLQLGLPASVTPHAMRHSFATHLLNAGGDLRAIQELLGHASLSTTQAYTAVDTARLMEVYRRAHPKA; encoded by the coding sequence ATGATTTCCGACGCCGCCCGTTCGGCGCTGCATGACTGGCTGCACTCGCAGAAGGCGCTGAAGGGGGCTTCGGACAATACCATCGAGGCTTATGCGCGCGATGTGAGGGGCTTTCTGGCTTTCCTGACGGAGCACAAGGGCGGCTTGCAAGGCATCGGTGCGCTCAAGGCGGTGACCTTGTCGGACATGCGCAGCTGGATGGCCCGGTGTCGCGCGGAGGAGATTGGCGCGCGGTCGCTGGCACGGAAGCTGTCGGCGGTGAAGAGCTTTTACCGGTGGCTGTCCGAGCGTGAAGGCTTCGACGCAACGGCAGTGATGGCGGCGCGTGCCCCCAAGTTTCAGAAGAAACTGCCCCGGCCGCTGGCCGAGGATGCCGCGCAGGGGGTGATCGACACGCTCGACCTGCAATCGCAGGTGCCGTGGGTCGCGGCCCGGGATCAGGCGGTCGTCACGTTGCTTTACGGCTGTGGTTTGCGGATATCCGAGGCGCTTGGCCTGACCGGCGCCGACCTGCCGCTGGGCGGGTCGCTGCGGATCATCGGCAAGGGCGGCAAGGAACGGGTGGTGCCGGTGATCGGGCCGGCACGCGAGGCGGTCGAGGTGTATCTCAGGCTTTGCCCCTACCCCACCGAGCCTGATGCCGCGCTCTTCCGCGGGGTGCGCGGCGGGGTGCTTGGCCCTCGCGCCGTGCAGAAGGTGGTGGAACAGGTGCGGCTTCAGCTTGGCCTGCCCGCCAGTGTTACCCCGCACGCCATGCGCCACAGCTTCGCCACGCACCTGCTGAACGCGGGCGGCGACTTGCGGGCCATACAGGAATTGCTGGGCCATGCGTCGCTTTCGACGACGCAGGCCTATACGGCCGTCGATACCGCGCGGCTGATGGAGGTCTATCGCCGTGCCCATCCCAAAGCCTGA
- a CDS encoding OmpA family protein, translating to MASALDLTVPGEAELTRKEQSAAGSYLLPTGPFSDGQVPSIDVEGLVSRQAWRIEGEALTTLKLLVPLRDQLTEEGYEILLDCADRECGGFDFRFNTEILPAPDMFVDLFDFRFLSARKTDGPSAEYVSCLVSVTGQTGYLQLVTVGGGEAPKVEIGAVDTASPASPPLPAGTADIVDQLRSQGHVVLPDLVFDSGSSALAEGSYDSLAALAGFLNEDASRRIALVGHTDTVGGLDTNVALSRRRAASVLERLVSRYEVPRAQMESNGMGYLSPVAPNTTEAGREANRRVEAVLLNTE from the coding sequence ATGGCGTCGGCGCTCGACCTGACCGTGCCGGGCGAGGCCGAGCTGACCCGTAAAGAGCAAAGCGCGGCGGGCTCCTACCTGCTTCCGACCGGCCCCTTTTCCGATGGCCAGGTCCCCTCGATCGATGTCGAAGGCCTCGTTTCCCGACAGGCCTGGCGGATCGAGGGCGAGGCGCTGACAACGCTCAAGCTTCTCGTGCCGCTGCGCGATCAGCTGACGGAGGAAGGCTACGAGATCCTCCTCGATTGTGCCGACCGTGAATGCGGCGGGTTCGATTTCCGCTTCAACACCGAAATCCTGCCCGCTCCGGACATGTTCGTCGACCTGTTCGATTTCCGTTTCCTCTCGGCGCGGAAAACCGATGGGCCAAGCGCCGAATACGTCTCCTGCCTTGTCAGTGTGACCGGGCAGACGGGCTATCTGCAACTTGTCACCGTCGGCGGCGGCGAAGCCCCCAAGGTCGAGATCGGCGCGGTCGATACGGCGTCACCCGCCAGCCCGCCGCTCCCGGCCGGGACGGCCGATATCGTCGACCAGTTGCGGTCGCAGGGCCACGTCGTGTTGCCCGACCTGGTGTTCGACAGCGGCTCGTCGGCCCTGGCGGAAGGATCCTACGACTCCCTGGCCGCGCTGGCCGGGTTTCTCAACGAGGATGCCTCGCGCCGCATCGCGCTCGTAGGCCACACCGACACCGTGGGCGGGCTCGACACCAATGTCGCCCTGTCCCGCCGCCGGGCCGCCTCGGTGCTCGAGCGGCTCGTGTCCCGCTACGAGGTGCCGCGCGCCCAGATGGAATCGAACGGGATGGGCTACCTCTCCCCCGTCGCGCCAAACACCACGGAAGCAGGCCGCGAGGCGAACCGCCGGGTCGAGGCCGTGCTTCTGAACACCGAGTGA